From a region of the Cololabis saira isolate AMF1-May2022 chromosome 8, fColSai1.1, whole genome shotgun sequence genome:
- the atxn7l2a gene encoding ataxin-7-like protein 2a isoform X2 — translation MMAVRERATKVMAALDRRVPSLDDFVGQSWTAWADWAGAAAADGPDGDDCSKNGKKAAEAMSLSKEDMSIFGLYPGHDDFFLVVCSHCGQVVKPQAFEKHCERRHGPMSKLYGRLRSPTPAPPPQRHHQGHSPSQGTNAASASSWEGRGQGPGPLRAAPASPSTPPQHRHSKSSKDGVRHSPLEKASHGSHAEPSVFKQPPPLEPPTMTPPPSLRDPPWPHGAPPSGRGSPGDRLPPQKKEPTQTSAVAAHRAPRPYNKVASKRECDLDKHCGVLDPDRKKVCTRLLTCNIHSIHQRRKVSGRSRNFDQLVAELKTKVREKGPAPLEGPFSGQSPSPEAPREQAGVPHCRRPLASLPAFSRSTAASECSPEEEKQRPDEAGPRAPSPLVTGHISSDESEAEAADELSELPSSTTHPRPAAVCSFGSHWLGHGFFTFDRRLHHLRSALSSMLEQHISAHLWKKIPQATDVQPPAPPTKPVTSPSPASIAAGSSSSLHFKVRTGSHISSSLKNTLSSSSSSSRGPGRPAAAIHVENSGGGGGGFSLGHITSLGKPGGACPAGSGRLKNPVGRPSKQMLKMREETAAAAVLRKRKAPSQEGEHSGPDRNCIVLQDRGRPPSTAASSSSSSSSKAPTHSLLPHGQTNGSLSLSSKPRPPPPPSEAHSPAAKAVWTYRRTLPPQVHSPPPDSSSTTNSHSRAGVGDSGPHGQGGGRFEHQGLLKKRKGGVMEEHSPSSKPPLPRLPSSSSSSSSAPPSSSPRSNFYPWKDSKSGVLAGGVEKKLGTQKPKLHH, via the exons ATGATGGCGGTGCGTGAACGCGCAACAAAAGTAATGGCTGCTCTGGATCGGCGGGTGCCTAGCCTCGATGATTTCGTGGGTCAGAGCTGGACGGCCTGGGCGGACTGGGCCGGCGCGGCCGCGGCGGACG GCCCTGACGGGGACGACTGCAGCAAGAATGGCAAGAAGGCTGCAGAAGCCATGTCTCTCAGTAAAGAGG ACATGTCCATCTTCGGCCTGTACCCGGGTCACGATGACTTCTTCCTGGTGGTCTGCAGCCACTGCGGTCAGGTGGTGAAGCCGCAGGCGTTCGAGAAGCACTGCGAGCGCAGACATGGCCCCATGTCCAAGCTGTACGGCCGCCTGCGCTCGCCGACGCCCGCCCCCCCGCCCCAGAGACACCACCAGGGCCACTCCCCCTCCCAAGGGACCAACGCCGCGTCCGCCTCCTCGTGGGAGGGGCGGGGGCAGGGGCCGGGGCCGCTGCGGGCCGCCCCGGCCTCGCCCTCCACGCCGCCACAGCACAGACACTCCAAGAGCTCCAAGGATGGAGTACG ACATTCCCCTCTGGAGAAGGCGTCCCACGGCAGCCACGCAGAGCCGTCTGTGTTCAAGCAGCCGCCGCCTCTGGAGCCCCCGACCATGACCCCTCCTCCCTCGCTCCGAGACCCCCCCTGGCCACACGGGGCCCCTCCCTCGGGCCGGGGTTCCCCCGGGGACCGGCTCCCCCCACAGAAGAAGGAGCCCACCCAGACCTCCGCCGTGGCGGCCCACCGCGCCCCCCGACCCTACAACAAAGTGGCCTCCA AGAGGGAGTGTGACCTGGACAAACACTGCGGCGTCCTCGACCCCGACAGGAAGAAGGTCTGCACTCGCCTCCTGACATGCAAT ATCCACTCCATCCACCAGCGCAGGAAGGTGTCGGGCCGCAGCAGGAACTTTGACCAGCTGGTGGCGGAGCTGAAGACCAAGGTCCGGGAGAAGGGCCCGGCGCCGCTGGAGGGCCCGTTCAGCGGGCAGAGCCCCAGCCCCGAGGCCCCCCGGGAGCAGGCCGGGGTCCCGCACTGCCGGAGGCCTCTGGCCAGCCTCCCCGCCTTCAG CCGATCCACGGCCGCCTCGGAGTGCTCGCCGGAGGAGGAGAAGCAGCGGCCGGACGAGGCGGGGCCCCGAGCCCCCTCGCCGCTCGTCACCGGACACATCTCCAGCGACGAGAGCGAGGCGGAAGCAGCCGACGAGCTCTCGGAGCTCCCGTCTTCAACGACACATCCAAGACCTGCAGCG GTCTGTTCGTTCGGCAGCCACTGGTTGGGTCACGGCTTCTTCACGTTTGACCGGCGGCTGCACCACCTGAGGTCGGCGCTCAGCAGCATGCTGGAGCAGCACATCAGCGCACATCTTTGGAA gAAAATTCCACAAGCGACGGACGTGCAGCCCCCGGCCCCCCCGACCAAGCCCGTCACCTCCCCGTCTCCTGCCTCCATCGCCGCAGGATCCTCGTCTTCGCTGCATTTCAAGGTCCGGACAGGAAGCCACATCAGCTCGTCCCTGAAGAACACGCTGTCGTCGTCGTCCTCTTCCAGCCGGGGTCCGGGCAGACCGGCCGCAGCCATCCACGTGGAGAACTCCGGGGGGGGCGGCGGCGGCTTCTCCCTCGGCCACATCACGTCTCTGGGAAAGCCGGGCGGGGCGTGTCCGGCGGGCTCGGGCCGGCTCAAGAACCCGGTGGGCAGGCCCAGCAAGCAGATGCTAAAGATGCGAGAGGAGACGGCTGCCGCCGCCGTCCTGCGCAAGCGCAAAGCCCCCTCCCAGGAGGGGGAGCACTCGGGCCCCGACAGGAACTGCATCGTCCTTCAGGACCGGGGCCGCCCCCCCTCCaccgccgcctcctcctcctcttcatcctcttccAAAGCCCCCACTCACTCGCTTCTTCCACATGGACAGACCAACGGCTCGCTCTCCCTGAGcagcaagccccgccccccgcccCCGCCCTCGGAGGCCCACTCTCCGGCCGCCAAGGCGGTCTGGACGTACAGACGGACACTCCCCCCTCAGGTCCACTCCCCGCCCCCAgactcctcctccaccaccaaCTCCCACAGCCGGGCGGGTGTGGGGGACTCAGGGCCGCACGGGCAGGGCGGCGGGCGCTTCGAGCACCAGGGACTGTTGAAGAAACGCAaagggggggtgatggaggaacACTCGCCCTCCTCCAAACCCCCACTGCCACGCctgccttcctcctcctcctcttccagctCCGCTCCTCCCTCGTCTTCCCCGCGCTCCAACTTCTACCCCTGGAAGGACAGTAAGAGCGGGGTGCTGGCGGGGGGCGTGGAAAAGAAACTGGGCACACAGAAG CCAAAACTGCACCACTGA
- the atxn7l2a gene encoding ataxin-7-like protein 2a isoform X1, with protein MMAVRERATKVMAALDRRVPSLDDFVGQSWTAWADWAGAAAADGPDGDDCSKNGKKAAEAMSLSKEDMSIFGLYPGHDDFFLVVCSHCGQVVKPQAFEKHCERRHGPMSKLYGRLRSPTPAPPPQRHHQGHSPSQGTNAASASSWEGRGQGPGPLRAAPASPSTPPQHRHSKSSKDGVRHSPLEKASHGSHAEPSVFKQPPPLEPPTMTPPPSLRDPPWPHGAPPSGRGSPGDRLPPQKKEPTQTSAVAAHRAPRPYNKVASKRECDLDKHCGVLDPDRKKVCTRLLTCNIHSIHQRRKVSGRSRNFDQLVAELKTKVREKGPAPLEGPFSGQSPSPEAPREQAGVPHCRRPLASLPAFSRSTAASECSPEEEKQRPDEAGPRAPSPLVTGHISSDESEAEAADELSELPSSTTHPRPAAVCSFGSHWLGHGFFTFDRRLHHLRSALSSMLEQHISAHLWKKIPQATDVQPPAPPTKPVTSPSPASIAAGSSSSLHFKVRTGSHISSSLKNTLSSSSSSSRGPGRPAAAIHVENSGGGGGGFSLGHITSLGKPGGACPAGSGRLKNPVGRPSKQMLKMREETAAAAVLRKRKAPSQEGEHSGPDRNCIVLQDRGRPPSTAASSSSSSSSKAPTHSLLPHGQTNGSLSLSSKPRPPPPPSEAHSPAAKAVWTYRRTLPPQVHSPPPDSSSTTNSHSRAGVGDSGPHGQGGGRFEHQGLLKKRKGGVMEEHSPSSKPPLPRLPSSSSSSSSAPPSSSPRSNFYPWKDSKSGVLAGGVEKKLGTQKVGLKKDPSPSTVTVNVPISTSG; from the exons ATGATGGCGGTGCGTGAACGCGCAACAAAAGTAATGGCTGCTCTGGATCGGCGGGTGCCTAGCCTCGATGATTTCGTGGGTCAGAGCTGGACGGCCTGGGCGGACTGGGCCGGCGCGGCCGCGGCGGACG GCCCTGACGGGGACGACTGCAGCAAGAATGGCAAGAAGGCTGCAGAAGCCATGTCTCTCAGTAAAGAGG ACATGTCCATCTTCGGCCTGTACCCGGGTCACGATGACTTCTTCCTGGTGGTCTGCAGCCACTGCGGTCAGGTGGTGAAGCCGCAGGCGTTCGAGAAGCACTGCGAGCGCAGACATGGCCCCATGTCCAAGCTGTACGGCCGCCTGCGCTCGCCGACGCCCGCCCCCCCGCCCCAGAGACACCACCAGGGCCACTCCCCCTCCCAAGGGACCAACGCCGCGTCCGCCTCCTCGTGGGAGGGGCGGGGGCAGGGGCCGGGGCCGCTGCGGGCCGCCCCGGCCTCGCCCTCCACGCCGCCACAGCACAGACACTCCAAGAGCTCCAAGGATGGAGTACG ACATTCCCCTCTGGAGAAGGCGTCCCACGGCAGCCACGCAGAGCCGTCTGTGTTCAAGCAGCCGCCGCCTCTGGAGCCCCCGACCATGACCCCTCCTCCCTCGCTCCGAGACCCCCCCTGGCCACACGGGGCCCCTCCCTCGGGCCGGGGTTCCCCCGGGGACCGGCTCCCCCCACAGAAGAAGGAGCCCACCCAGACCTCCGCCGTGGCGGCCCACCGCGCCCCCCGACCCTACAACAAAGTGGCCTCCA AGAGGGAGTGTGACCTGGACAAACACTGCGGCGTCCTCGACCCCGACAGGAAGAAGGTCTGCACTCGCCTCCTGACATGCAAT ATCCACTCCATCCACCAGCGCAGGAAGGTGTCGGGCCGCAGCAGGAACTTTGACCAGCTGGTGGCGGAGCTGAAGACCAAGGTCCGGGAGAAGGGCCCGGCGCCGCTGGAGGGCCCGTTCAGCGGGCAGAGCCCCAGCCCCGAGGCCCCCCGGGAGCAGGCCGGGGTCCCGCACTGCCGGAGGCCTCTGGCCAGCCTCCCCGCCTTCAG CCGATCCACGGCCGCCTCGGAGTGCTCGCCGGAGGAGGAGAAGCAGCGGCCGGACGAGGCGGGGCCCCGAGCCCCCTCGCCGCTCGTCACCGGACACATCTCCAGCGACGAGAGCGAGGCGGAAGCAGCCGACGAGCTCTCGGAGCTCCCGTCTTCAACGACACATCCAAGACCTGCAGCG GTCTGTTCGTTCGGCAGCCACTGGTTGGGTCACGGCTTCTTCACGTTTGACCGGCGGCTGCACCACCTGAGGTCGGCGCTCAGCAGCATGCTGGAGCAGCACATCAGCGCACATCTTTGGAA gAAAATTCCACAAGCGACGGACGTGCAGCCCCCGGCCCCCCCGACCAAGCCCGTCACCTCCCCGTCTCCTGCCTCCATCGCCGCAGGATCCTCGTCTTCGCTGCATTTCAAGGTCCGGACAGGAAGCCACATCAGCTCGTCCCTGAAGAACACGCTGTCGTCGTCGTCCTCTTCCAGCCGGGGTCCGGGCAGACCGGCCGCAGCCATCCACGTGGAGAACTCCGGGGGGGGCGGCGGCGGCTTCTCCCTCGGCCACATCACGTCTCTGGGAAAGCCGGGCGGGGCGTGTCCGGCGGGCTCGGGCCGGCTCAAGAACCCGGTGGGCAGGCCCAGCAAGCAGATGCTAAAGATGCGAGAGGAGACGGCTGCCGCCGCCGTCCTGCGCAAGCGCAAAGCCCCCTCCCAGGAGGGGGAGCACTCGGGCCCCGACAGGAACTGCATCGTCCTTCAGGACCGGGGCCGCCCCCCCTCCaccgccgcctcctcctcctcttcatcctcttccAAAGCCCCCACTCACTCGCTTCTTCCACATGGACAGACCAACGGCTCGCTCTCCCTGAGcagcaagccccgccccccgcccCCGCCCTCGGAGGCCCACTCTCCGGCCGCCAAGGCGGTCTGGACGTACAGACGGACACTCCCCCCTCAGGTCCACTCCCCGCCCCCAgactcctcctccaccaccaaCTCCCACAGCCGGGCGGGTGTGGGGGACTCAGGGCCGCACGGGCAGGGCGGCGGGCGCTTCGAGCACCAGGGACTGTTGAAGAAACGCAaagggggggtgatggaggaacACTCGCCCTCCTCCAAACCCCCACTGCCACGCctgccttcctcctcctcctcttccagctCCGCTCCTCCCTCGTCTTCCCCGCGCTCCAACTTCTACCCCTGGAAGGACAGTAAGAGCGGGGTGCTGGCGGGGGGCGTGGAAAAGAAACTGGGCACACAGAAGGTAGGTTTGAAGAAGGACCCGTCACCGAGCACAGTGACGGTTAATGTTCCCATTTCTACCAGCGGCTGA